The following are encoded together in the Kribbella voronezhensis genome:
- a CDS encoding cation:proton antiporter regulatory subunit, with the protein MDQQAHPTRTTLPGIGTRYDLTTEGGKHVSVVVHTDGRRFLGFHDPEDDDNCRDSVPLHPGEAAALSQLLLPSPTDALPTAIEIDLVTEQIQITARSPYAGRTLGDTQARSRTGASIVAVLRRTGATPSPTPDFRFATGDTLVVVGTREGVDAVSNLITAG; encoded by the coding sequence ATGGACCAGCAGGCCCACCCGACCAGGACGACGTTGCCCGGGATCGGCACCCGGTACGACCTGACCACCGAAGGCGGCAAACACGTCTCGGTGGTCGTGCACACCGACGGCCGGCGGTTCCTCGGCTTCCACGATCCGGAGGACGACGACAACTGCCGCGACTCGGTGCCGCTTCATCCCGGCGAAGCCGCCGCACTCAGCCAGTTGCTCCTACCCAGCCCGACAGATGCGCTGCCGACCGCGATCGAGATCGACCTGGTCACCGAGCAGATCCAGATCACCGCCAGATCGCCGTACGCCGGTCGCACGCTCGGCGACACCCAGGCGCGCAGCCGGACCGGAGCGTCGATCGTGGCAGTACTCCGGCGAACTGGCGCGACACCTTCGCCGACCCCGGACTTCCGCTTCGCAACCGGCGACACCCTGGTAGTCGTCGGCACCCGCGAAGGCGTAGACGCCGTCTCCAACCTCATCACCGCCGGCTAA